The genome window CTATACCCATGTCAATTGGATTCCATTTTTTCAGGATTTGACGTTTTAAGATATTCTGCCTGACCTGATAGACATCAAATCCCTCGTCAGTATGTTTGAAATACCATGGTTGAGTATTCATAGCTGACGGAGCAAGACGTGCCGGAATCAATCTTTCATCCTCCACGTCGGAAATTTTGGATAACTGTTTTCTTTTGAAGCTGTCCTTATCACGGGTCATTTTGTCGGACTTTCCAAAAGAAATCATGATTACAAACTCGCCATCTTTCTTTTTGGGAGAAGCCATTCCAACCCAGCAGTTGCCGATACCCAAACTTTGAAGGTGTAAAGATAACTGTTGGAATACAAATCCAATGTTTTCAAGGTAATTGTCCTTTTTTTCTGAATACAGGGCCAAATAATAAGGGGCAGACCATGGAGTGCGGACATTTACTTCACCCGGATTTAAAATTTCATAGCGATAACTTATATTGGGATTTAGCGGTTTAACGTTTTTCATGAATTCATGTATCAAATCCATGTCGATTTCATCTTCCAAATAATTTCGACAGGATTTTCTTATGTATATTTGATTTTGTAAAGTCATTATTTCAATAGTTTAAAA of uncultured Methanobrevibacter sp. contains these proteins:
- a CDS encoding nitroreductase family protein — protein: MTLQNQIYIRKSCRNYLEDEIDMDLIHEFMKNVKPLNPNISYRYEILNPGEVNVRTPWSAPYYLALYSEKKDNYLENIGFVFQQLSLHLQSLGIGNCWVGMASPKKKDGEFVIMISFGKSDKMTRDKDSFKRKQLSKISDVEDERLIPARLAPSAMNTQPWYFKHTDEGFDVYQVRQNILKRQILKKWNPIDMGIALAHLYVSNTESFEFNKKSDYNELKGYTYTGSIKI